The nucleotide window GTATATTTTAATGAGCACATAACCCCATCAGGAATTCAGAAGAAATAGATTGAGGAAAATCCAAAACCAGACTGCTATTCAAGTAAGAGAGTATCATTTACTGGGTTTTACTCTAGAGAAGATCTGATTCAAACCAAAGGTCTTCAGTTGCTGAAGTCCATATCTTGTGTAGCTGCATAGTATTTGATGGTTTTTGAAAAACACTTGTTTGAAAGGAAGTGGTACATTTCCTACTTGGTTTATGTCACCTCTTGTCCAAAACACCTGCATTTGACTTTGGTTTTGAAACCAATATCTTTTCATGCCTTTCTAAGCTCTTCCTAGCTTATTTTTAACCTTAACCATGATTCATCCATTGTTGCATTTTTCAAGAAGTTTTTTACTGATACTCAATTATTGCTGTTACCAAATCTATATTGTAGAATAATACCagggaataataaaaattatagagaccataatagaaaaactaaaaattcagaACTCCATTTTCCAGCTATGACAGCGTATCTGCTAGCTGGATAAAATACACTGACATGCAAAATGATTTAAGATACCAGAGAAAAATAGTGGCCAATAATTGAAGAACAGTGAtcttaaacagaaaagaaatgtgcTTAAGTGAGTCCTacactttttattcctttctccctGAAGAAGTTAAGGAGACTCAGTGTAGACTTTGAGACTGAAAAGAAGTAGCCGCTTTGAGTTTGTGGAAGTTTCATTGGCCTGGTAAGAAAATAACTGGAGTTCAGGACTATCTAAACATCAAAATTTGAGAGTATAAGATGCTGGAAAGGAGGAGACTACTGAGAATTGAACTCTGCATCCTGTGTGCATTTTCTCCTTTGGAGGCATTTTTCAAACTCCAAATGCTCAggcaagacaaaaagaaaaaggggttACCTACAGTATTTATGGATTGAATGACACTATTATTAAGATCTCAATTTTCCCCAGATTGATCTATGTATTCAATGCAATCCCGCTATCAGCTAGACTTTTTGTGGAAATTGACAAACTGGTTTTTAAGTATACACGAACATATAAAGGGCCAAGAAGAGCCAAAGCTAACTTGAAGAACAACAATGTTAAGTATCTTATACTAAGATACATACATTATACACAAAGAGATGGGCATGGAAGAGTTAAATAATAACATCCTGCAAGTGGAGGAAGGCTTAATTTCCTTGGTAATTCTATCACCATTAAGAGGCTGATTGTAGGTTAAGAaacctaagatttttttttttaattttaatcattgttcaaatgcagttttctcctttttactcccaatccagtcccccctcccacccctccccacttccctcccattaccaccctccccttagtttatgaccatgtgtcctttaagtttgttcctgtgaacccttcccactgtccccttaaattccctctactctcttgtgtgggcactgtcagcctggcctctatttcagtgaagAAACCTAAGATTTTGAGCATACTAGAGAAGCTCCATCATCCGTGGAGACACATTCATATTTACAATAGTTACAGGACTGACATACAAAATCTGACTTCTAAAATATTAGCTTAAAAACAAATTACTGTCACAGAAACTGAAGTGCTCAAACGTGCCAACAAAAGTGAAATTATTGGCTTGATTGATTGAAACCAAACAAAGGAATTTCATGTCTGTTGTTTAATGGCTCAGGCTATAATACCTCTCAATAAATACCTCAACagctttctctccccctcccactcctttttcctcctcctcctcccactcttcctTATCCTTTCACCTCTAAATTCCCTTTGGATTGACGGTCTTTAAATACATTAATGTACTGAAACATGTTAAAGTCAAGTTGCAAGTTGGATGTGTCTGTGTCTTTAAGATTACTGATCTGacccattcattttattttgatgttgaaaattatatttgtctatttttcaaatttttaaggaACCTCCTTTAATATATTGACTGCACTAGTGAAGACATAAACAAGGACCATGAAGTATTTTTCCCTCCTGTAAGCAACAGGAAGGTCTGTAAATTTCTTTCTGtagaaggagaaggggagcacATGGGCACTTTGAAACAGGTAGGCATTTCATGAAGAGTTCAGATTCAAACATGATTTAATATTTAATCGATAAACATTCTTATGAGAGTATTATGTGCTAGGTACTAGAAACAAGGAGGTTCAGACTTTGGGGCATGCTCTGTCTGAGTGCTCATGATCTATAGGGGAACAGGAAAGTAATTGCATGGCTCAGTTCCAGACTTACTGTCTAGCGACAGATAAATTCAactttatgtaataaatatagtGATAGAGAAATGAACAGATATATACAGGAGCATAAGTAAGTTAGATTGCTAACTCTAACTCAAAGATGGAGGATGGGAAGAATGTTCATACCAGTAAAGGTACAAAACTCAAAggtataggaaagaaaaagaggaaggatatTTGATGGAACAATTTCTCTAGACAGACCCAACTGAAAGTTTGTATAGTCAATGAATGAGGTGGAGATGGGAACATAGATAATAGTGGATGTCTTCACAGAATTTGTAGGTTGGTGGTAAAGGTCTTAGTTGGGAGAATATCTTTGCATGatagtttctattatttttgttaaacagGGGATGGAACTTGTAAGTGAAAGGAAGCTATAATTAGGGAATAGAGGAGAGCCTAGGTAAATTTGAGGACCACAgattaatagcataatcaatataaagAATTGAATGTGCTCCTTCAGTGACCATCAGTAGTCcagatggagagaggggaaaagttaAGTTATCCAGGGTTGGAATTGCACAAGTCATGTATAACAGGAGAACAAGGGGAAGGAGGGTGATGACAGGATGGATAGCATGACAGAGAATAGTAGAGAAAAGAGGAATGAAATTAGAAAGGAGCTAATAGGTTGAAGAAaattaggggtgtgtgtgtatgtgatgtgAGGTGAAGAGGCTGGAAGGCGTAATGAGCTGGACAAATGATATCTGCATTTAAATGAATCTCAGCAGTTAGACATACAAATAGAAATAACTATACCAATAGAAATAAATTGTCAGCATTCttcagttaaaatataaatttggaaaatggCAGACATAAAGAATAAAGCCATTAAGAATAGATCAGTTCTGCCCAGGCACTCACCAGAGGACCCCGGGCACCACCGGTCCCCAGCCGGGCAGCCTGGGCACCATGAACAGCGTGGGACTGAATATGGAGAAGGTATCGGGTCTGCTTCAGAAACTGAGTTCTGACCCTTAGTTCATACTTGCCCAGAATGTCGGGACCACCCACGACCTGCTGGACATCTCTCTAAAGAGGGCCACGGTACAAGGCAGTCAGCATGTGTTCCAGCATGTTGTACCTCAGGAAGGCAAGCCAGTCACCAACCAGAAGTTCTCAGGGCGATGCTGGatcttttcttctctaaatgttaTGAGACTTCCattcatgaaaaaattaaatattgaagaaTTTGAGTTCCGTCAATCATACCTCTTTTTCTGGGACAAGGTTGAATGCTGTTACTACTACTTAAATGCTTTTGTGGACACAGCCCAGAAAAAGGAGCCTGAGGACGGAAGGCTGGTGCAGTATTTGCTTTCAAATCCTGCAAATGATGGGGGACAATGGGATATGCTTGTCAATATTGTTGAAAAATATGGTGTTGTTCCCAAGAAGTGCTTCCCTGAATCTCATACAACAGAGGCGACCAGAAGGATGAATGATATTCTGAATCACAAGTTGAGAAAATTCTGTATACACCTGCAGAACCTGGTTCACAGTGGAGTGAGCAAAGGAGAAATCTCAAACGTGCAGGATGTCATGATGGAGGAGATATTCCGAGTGGTGTGCATCTGTTTGGGTAATCCACTGGAGACGTTCACCTGGGAGTATCgagacaaagataaaaattatcaCAAGATTGGCCCCATAACTCCCTTGGAGTTTTCCCAGAACCACGTCAAACCTCTCTTCAATATGGAGGATAAGATTTGTTTAGTGAATGGCCCTTGGCCCCAGCACAAATACAACAAACTCTACACGGTGGAATACCTACGCAATATGGTTAGAGGGAGAAAAACTCTCTATAACAACCAACCCGTTGACTTCTTGAAGAAGATGGTTGCTGCCTCCATCAAAGATGGAGACACCGTATGGTTTGGCTGTAATATTAGAAAACACTTGAACGGCAAGCTGGGCCTCAGTGACATGAATGTCTATGACTATGAGTTAGTGTTTGGTATCTCCATGAAGAACATGAATAAAGCAGAGAGGCTAACTTTTGGTGATTCACTCATGACCCACGCCATGGCCTTCACTGCAGTCTCAGAGAAGGGTGATCAGGATGGCACATTCGTGAAATGGAGAGTGGAGAATTCATGGGGTGAAGACCATGGCCAAAAAGCTTACCTGTGCATGAGTGGTTCTCTGAATATGTCTATGAAGTGGTGGTGGACGAGAAGCATGTTCCTGAAGAGGCGCTAGCTGTGTTCGAGCAGGAAGCTGTTGTCCTGCCAGCCTGGGATCCCATGGGGGCTTTGGCCAAGTGATTGCCtccatttctttcctcctcccgTGGAACCTGAAGCCGCTGCAAAGGACAGATTCAGGAACTGAAGCCAAAGTTACACATGCGACTGTGTGTTCCCACAGGACATAGTCAGACTCTTGGATTTCTCCTCCAGGAACCTCTCGAGGAAGTGTGCTTTAtgtcaaaacaaaatattcttaaagaaaataaaagggaaagatcAGGTCACATTATCTATTCTCCTCACCTCCAACAGCTCAGGATCTCTTAGCGTTTTAATCAGATGTAATTGTGTGTCTCAACTCTGTCAAAAAGGTGTGGTCCGGTGTCTGTTTTAATAAGACAAGAGGAGATGAGCAATCGAGGAGTGTGGAAAGAAAATGGACCTAATGTTCCTTGTTCCTAAAGTAGCGTTGGGGGAGGGTCGCCCTAAGATTCGAGCTCTCCAAGCTGCATGCTGCCTGACAGTCTGCTGCCCTTCTGGATGGCAGTCACTGAATTTGTCTTTTCCCAGGGGATTTCATGTGCCTCTCATAGCCCAGAAGTGGGAGGTTGATCAGTTCCAACCTGATTTCTTCCTGTCATTCTGAACTGGTGGGAAGCACAGCTCTGCTTGAGTTGGGGTTAAGTAGACACTTAGAGAAACTTGAGTGAGAGGACAGCCAAAACCTTATCATGATCTGAATTATAATTATTAGGAGGCACTCTGGCCAAATGGTTTAATTTCTGCCTCTGGAATTGGGAGTTGGGTGGGCAGGAAAAAGTGATACCCATTTTTTTCTGACAACTAGATGGTGCtgagaaacttttaaataaaacactttgctaaatggaaaaaaaaagaatagatcaGTTCTGATACAATGAAGTGAGAGGTCCAGCATGACCCAATAATAATTGCATTGGACTCAGAAGCAGATCAATGGGTAATGCCTGACTGGGAAGATTTTAAATAATCTCGAGGATTTCAGCAAGTCTAGAGAGGGGTATTATGAATTACCATGAGGTACTACAGATGAGTCTACCCTAGGATTCAAATTCAAGCTGTCTGTAAAACTAGTTGGCCAGGAACCCTTTTCCCTGCCTCCAGTTTCTATTTGGAATAGTTGTCATCcatgagaattttattttctggcagaaagggaaaataatggACAGTCTTTAGACTTCTGGAagactataaaaatatatgtgatgcCAATGGTTATATTTAATACTTTGAGGATTTTGGAATTTTATGAGAGGAGACAACCCTGGGAGAGAGGAATGAACCAAGTAGAACCCTAGGTGTAAGCACAGGTAACCTTAGGAGGCCTAGAGTGGAGACAAGTATGTCTGTTGATCCTAACAATTTTAGCAGATGTGTGGTATCCACTGGAGGGAAATAAAATGCTCATTCAAGTGTGGATTTTCAAGAGGGTTAAAGACAAATTTGGGGCTCACTATCAAGTAAACT belongs to Phyllostomus discolor isolate MPI-MPIP mPhyDis1 chromosome X, mPhyDis1.pri.v3, whole genome shotgun sequence and includes:
- the LOC114504888 gene encoding LOW QUALITY PROTEIN: bleomycin hydrolase-like (The sequence of the model RefSeq protein was modified relative to this genomic sequence to represent the inferred CDS: inserted 1 base in 1 codon; substituted 1 base at 1 genomic stop codon); translated protein: MNSVGLNMEKVSGLLQKLSSDPXFILAQNVGTTHDLLDISLKRATVQGSQHVFQHVVPQEGKPVTNQKFSGRCWIFSSLNVMRLPFMKKLNIEEFEFRQSYLFFWDKVECCYYYLNAFVDTAQKKEPEDGRLVQYLLSNPANDGGQWDMLVNIVEKYGVVPKKCFPESHTTEATRRMNDILNHKLRKFCIHLQNLVHSGVSKGEISNVQDVMMEEIFRVVCICLGNPLETFTWEYRDKDKNYHKIGPITPLEFSQNHVKPLFNMEDKICLVNGPWPQHKYNKLYTVEYLRNMVRGRKTLYNNQPVDFLKKMVAASIKDGDTVWFGCNIRKHLNGKLGLSDMNVYDYELVFGISMKNMNKAERLTFGDSLMTHAMAFTAVSEKGDQDGTFVKWRVENSWGEDHGQKAYLCXEWFSEYVYEVVVDEKHVPEEALAVFEQEAVVLPAWDPMGALAK